In a genomic window of Campylobacter concisus:
- the rfaQ gene encoding putative lipopolysaccharide heptosyltransferase III, translating into MKILVIKFRNIGDVLLTTPLIENLHHYYPDATIDFALNKGTEAMIEGNPHINKIHIYDRQSANSGFFKKLITEIKFIKAIKKEKYDMAIQTTTGDRGIIISKYAKIKKIVGFLGKNHSINKLLNVKAKYYENFSHTIDHNLNALRALGFEPVSKKVSVFSDESVEHLNLPKCFVHMHLTSRWMFKCANDESMAELIDYCENELGVKVVLTSDNKENELEKLASVLKICKSKPINLGGKLNLKQTIALSKYSSLFIGVDTAIMHIAAANDVPVIAFFGPSNAFEWGPWDNSLMENGYTAQNGIQSMGKHIVYQKDWDFVPCDKEGIAKHGIEKSLMDFSDEMPKIKAKIKEILG; encoded by the coding sequence ATGAAAATACTTGTGATTAAATTTAGAAACATCGGCGATGTGCTTTTAACAACACCGCTCATTGAAAATTTGCACCACTACTACCCAGATGCGACCATCGACTTTGCCCTAAACAAAGGCACAGAAGCGATGATCGAGGGAAATCCTCACATAAATAAAATCCACATTTACGATAGACAAAGTGCAAATTCTGGCTTTTTTAAAAAACTAATTACCGAGATAAAATTTATAAAAGCCATCAAAAAAGAAAAATACGATATGGCCATACAAACAACCACGGGGGATCGTGGTATCATCATCTCAAAATACGCAAAGATCAAAAAAATAGTAGGCTTTCTTGGCAAAAATCACTCAATAAATAAACTTCTAAACGTCAAGGCAAAATACTATGAAAATTTTTCACATACGATCGATCATAATCTAAACGCTTTAAGAGCTTTGGGGTTTGAACCGGTTAGCAAAAAGGTGAGCGTATTTTCAGACGAGAGCGTGGAGCATCTAAATCTACCAAAATGCTTTGTACATATGCATCTAACAAGCCGCTGGATGTTTAAATGCGCAAATGATGAGAGCATGGCAGAGCTCATTGACTACTGCGAAAATGAGCTTGGTGTAAAGGTCGTGCTAACAAGCGATAATAAAGAAAATGAACTTGAAAAGCTAGCAAGCGTACTAAAAATTTGCAAGAGTAAGCCTATAAATTTAGGCGGCAAGCTAAATTTGAAACAAACGATCGCCCTATCAAAGTATTCAAGCCTTTTTATCGGAGTGGATACAGCTATAATGCACATTGCCGCTGCAAATGATGTACCAGTCATAGCCTTTTTTGGTCCAAGTAATGCTTTTGAGTGGGGGCCTTGGGATAACTCACTTATGGAAAATGGCTACACAGCGCAAAATGGCATCCAAAGTATGGGCAAACACATCGTCTATCAAAAAGACTGGGACTTTGTGCCTTGCGACAAGGAAGGTATAGCAAAGCATGGCATAGAAAAGTCCTTGATGGATTTTAGCGACGAAATGCCAAAGATAAAAGCCAAAATAAAAGAAATTTTAGGATAG
- a CDS encoding glycosyltransferase family 2 protein, with protein MLSVVILTFNSQKYLQEVLESTNFADEVIVVDSGSKDSTRQICDSFSNVRFHEQAWLGFGAQKQKGVDLAKNEWIFVLDSDEVITDELKNEIIDTLKEPKFMAYNVARLNFFFGKAIKNMGLYPDYTVRLFNKNFAKFDGRAVHEKVVLNDGSQRLGALKNHFLHYAYESIEQFIAKQNRYSSMGAKRNLLKALTSPAWTFFKLYVLKGGFKEGFAGYIIARLYAQYTFWKYIK; from the coding sequence ATGCTAAGTGTCGTTATCTTAACTTTTAACAGCCAAAAATATCTGCAAGAAGTGTTAGAAAGTACAAATTTTGCAGATGAGGTCATCGTGGTTGATAGCGGCTCAAAAGATAGCACAAGGCAAATTTGTGATAGCTTTAGCAACGTGAGATTTCACGAGCAAGCATGGCTTGGATTTGGCGCACAAAAGCAAAAGGGCGTGGATCTAGCCAAAAACGAGTGGATCTTTGTGCTTGATAGTGATGAGGTGATCACGGATGAACTTAAAAACGAGATCATAGATACGCTAAAAGAGCCAAAATTTATGGCCTACAACGTAGCTAGGCTAAATTTTTTCTTTGGCAAAGCGATCAAAAATATGGGGCTCTATCCAGACTACACAGTGAGGCTTTTTAACAAAAATTTTGCCAAATTTGATGGCAGAGCTGTGCATGAAAAGGTCGTTTTAAATGACGGCTCACAAAGGCTTGGCGCGCTTAAAAATCACTTCTTACACTATGCATATGAGAGCATCGAGCAGTTTATAGCTAAGCAAAATCGCTACTCAAGCATGGGCGCAAAAAGAAATTTACTAAAGGCGCTTACAAGTCCAGCGTGGACATTTTTTAAGCTTTATGTGCTAAAAGGTGGCTTTAAAGAGGGCTTTGCCGGCTACATCATAGCTAGACTTTACGCTCAGTACACATTTTGGAAATATATAAAATGA
- a CDS encoding lipid A biosynthesis lauroyl acyltransferase has product MDRLYLAGFYTLKFFIFLLPSSLRDLLAKFLAFAFMKLKKKRFHIVMINLNLAFGESKTKEEKLEIAKKCYYNFAKYLGINFILNQNTTKQKVLEKVSFKNEHNLLEALKLDRPIIVTTAHFGQWELFSLAMSARFGAVSVLGRKLDSSVMDKILRANRSQFDVELIDKDGGAKDILKALKARRIVGILVDQNTSPKDGIKVKFFDKDVLHTPAASVLAQKTNALIINAFIYQKDENISEICFSLAIDINKFDKEEAVQKVTQMQCSACEEMVRARPEEYFWFHQRFKRFYENEYKC; this is encoded by the coding sequence ATGGATAGGCTCTATCTGGCTGGCTTTTATACTTTAAAATTTTTTATATTTTTACTGCCTAGTTCACTTAGAGATTTGCTTGCCAAATTTTTAGCGTTTGCGTTTATGAAACTTAAAAAAAAGAGATTTCATATCGTGATGATAAATTTAAATCTTGCATTTGGTGAGTCAAAAACCAAGGAAGAGAAGCTTGAGATCGCTAAAAAATGCTACTACAACTTTGCAAAATATCTTGGTATAAATTTCATCCTAAATCAAAATACAACAAAGCAAAAAGTGCTTGAAAAAGTTAGCTTTAAAAATGAACATAATCTGCTTGAAGCGCTTAAGCTTGATCGTCCGATTATCGTGACTACCGCTCATTTTGGGCAGTGGGAGCTTTTTAGCTTAGCAATGTCCGCTCGTTTTGGCGCAGTCTCAGTGCTTGGCAGAAAGCTTGATAGTAGCGTCATGGATAAAATTTTAAGAGCCAACAGATCGCAGTTTGACGTGGAGCTAATAGACAAAGATGGTGGTGCAAAAGATATCTTAAAAGCACTAAAAGCTAGGCGAATAGTGGGGATTTTAGTCGATCAAAATACATCTCCAAAAGATGGCATAAAGGTGAAATTCTTTGACAAAGATGTGCTTCACACACCAGCTGCAAGCGTACTAGCCCAAAAAACAAACGCACTAATAATTAATGCATTTATCTATCAAAAAGATGAAAATATAAGCGAAATTTGCTTTTCACTAGCCATTGATATAAATAAATTTGACAAAGAAGAGGCGGTACAAAAAGTAACTCAAATGCAGTGTAGCGCGTGCGAAGAGATGGTTAGAGCAAGGCCTGAAGAATACTTTTGGTTTCACCAAAGATTTAAGAGATTTTACGAAAATGAGTATAAATGCTAA
- a CDS encoding polysaccharide deacetylase family protein has translation MSVPVLMYHHVLEKSGFITSSVDEFKSHMKFLAENGYKTLSINEFIAYKRGELEVPKKSVCITFDDGWMDNYIYAYPIVKEFGLRANIFIITGWIEAAQKAHEMRPANFLNVDHNECKRLAPSRPQDVILNLEQIEKMSDCFYFHSHTHGHFDGYFGQLSLDEEFGLCREFMKKNFGFEDDALCWPRGKYNDEYLIAAKKHGYKAFFTTKRGINKADGNLEEIKRIVTKRDEKWLKKTMFIYQNDILGSIYAAIRS, from the coding sequence ATGAGCGTACCAGTTTTGATGTATCACCACGTGCTTGAAAAGAGCGGATTTATCACTAGTAGCGTGGATGAGTTTAAATCGCATATGAAATTTCTAGCTGAAAATGGCTATAAAACGCTAAGCATAAATGAATTTATTGCATATAAAAGAGGTGAGCTTGAAGTGCCTAAAAAGAGTGTTTGCATAACATTTGATGATGGCTGGATGGACAACTACATCTATGCTTATCCTATCGTGAAAGAATTTGGGCTAAGGGCAAATATCTTTATAATTACTGGCTGGATAGAAGCGGCGCAAAAGGCACACGAGATGAGGCCTGCTAACTTTTTAAATGTTGATCACAACGAGTGCAAGAGGCTTGCTCCAAGTAGACCACAAGATGTGATATTAAATTTAGAGCAGATTGAGAAAATGAGCGATTGTTTTTACTTTCACTCACATACGCACGGTCATTTTGATGGATATTTCGGGCAGCTTAGTCTGGACGAGGAATTTGGTCTTTGCCGTGAATTTATGAAGAAAAATTTTGGCTTTGAGGACGACGCGCTTTGCTGGCCGCGTGGCAAATACAATGACGAGTATCTAATAGCGGCCAAAAAGCATGGTTATAAGGCATTTTTTACTACAAAACGTGGCATTAATAAAGCTGACGGCAATCTTGAAGAGATAAAACGGATAGTGACAAAACGTGATGAGAAATGGCTAAAAAAGACCATGTTTATATATCAAAATGATATTTTAGGCTCTATCTACGCGGCGATAAGGTCTTAG
- a CDS encoding glycosyltransferase family 4 protein, whose translation MNILHTQTLFNWGGEQNKTLNEMHFMREMSHNVILFCNPNSQIESIAKEEGFSVIAQEMNKKNFHKSVPALCEAISSNKIDVVITHGSTDSWVGAIAGLFYRSKGVKFYKERHNLFPIKGFLSKLMHKRLFDKILYISNSVKEYLLSIGVSEDKLVFMPSTVDVEAIDDTKSTFRDKFNISQDELVIGTFTSLYRKKGVYDFANAAKEILKEKDATIVFAGNISESTKNEIASIFSKKDKIIFTGFRNDAANIIKSFDIYVFASHSEGLGTVLLEAMSSKVPVVVYDNAPMNVLVKDKERGLCAKNLDEISLKECILELINEPEKAKIYSQNAFKFVDENFSHKALKEAIKNLLEQK comes from the coding sequence ATGAATATTCTTCACACGCAGACACTTTTTAACTGGGGTGGTGAGCAAAACAAGACGCTAAATGAGATGCATTTTATGCGTGAGATGAGTCACAATGTCATACTTTTTTGCAACCCAAATTCTCAGATAGAAAGCATTGCAAAAGAAGAAGGCTTTAGTGTTATAGCACAAGAGATGAATAAGAAAAATTTTCATAAAAGCGTGCCAGCACTTTGTGAAGCAATAAGCTCAAACAAGATAGATGTCGTGATCACACATGGCTCGACTGATAGCTGGGTTGGAGCAATTGCTGGGCTATTTTACAGAAGCAAAGGCGTTAAATTTTACAAGGAAAGGCATAATCTTTTTCCTATAAAAGGCTTCCTTTCAAAACTAATGCACAAAAGACTATTTGATAAAATTTTATACATCTCAAATAGCGTCAAAGAGTACCTGCTAAGCATCGGCGTTAGCGAAGATAAGCTAGTTTTTATGCCAAGTACAGTCGATGTGGAGGCGATAGATGATACAAAAAGCACATTTAGAGATAAGTTTAATATATCTCAAGATGAGCTAGTTATCGGTACATTTACTTCGCTTTACCGCAAGAAAGGTGTCTACGACTTTGCAAATGCAGCAAAAGAGATTTTAAAAGAGAAGGACGCCACAATAGTTTTTGCAGGAAATATCAGCGAAAGCACAAAAAATGAGATTGCCTCGATTTTTAGCAAAAAAGATAAGATCATCTTCACTGGCTTTAGAAATGACGCGGCAAACATTATAAAAAGCTTTGATATCTATGTCTTCGCATCGCACTCTGAGGGACTTGGCACAGTTTTGCTTGAAGCAATGAGCTCAAAAGTGCCAGTCGTGGTCTATGACAACGCGCCGATGAATGTGCTAGTTAAAGATAAAGAGCGTGGGCTTTGTGCTAAAAATTTAGATGAAATTTCGCTAAAAGAGTGCATTTTGGAGCTGATAAATGAGCCTGAAAAAGCCAAAATTTACTCACAAAACGCCTTTAAATTTGTGGATGAAAACTTTAGTCACAAGGCGCTAAAAGAGGCTATTAAAAATTTACTGGAGCAAAAATGA
- a CDS encoding polysaccharide deacetylase family protein — protein sequence MNYPVCVLTMHHCNNNENDFAIKPELFKKALLMALDEGYKFINYAQFKDIASGRAKASKKNILLTFDDGYFDNYKFAFPILKELKIPAVCFLITDKIKDFKRQDYDFVFKKHKEIDYDKDAEYFLNLDEIKEMQGSGLFEFDSHTASHFSCKSNDETKLREEFSSSLAKIKELFPEKKEFGFCFPKGHFNELSLKVVREYYDFAFSVIDGGFCAGDDKFKIRRIDISNNAKSENDYIFRIKKKLFIYSTPMLGNLYSNFRNRGYK from the coding sequence ATGAACTACCCAGTTTGCGTGCTAACGATGCATCACTGTAATAACAATGAAAACGACTTTGCCATTAAGCCAGAGCTATTTAAAAAGGCGCTTTTGATGGCGTTAGATGAGGGCTATAAATTTATAAACTATGCTCAGTTTAAAGATATAGCTAGTGGCCGAGCAAAAGCCTCTAAAAAGAACATTTTACTAACTTTTGATGACGGATATTTTGATAATTATAAATTTGCATTTCCTATCTTAAAAGAGCTAAAAATTCCAGCTGTTTGCTTTTTGATAACAGATAAGATCAAGGATTTTAAAAGGCAAGACTACGACTTTGTATTTAAAAAACATAAAGAGATCGATTATGATAAAGACGCGGAGTATTTTTTAAATTTAGACGAAATTAAAGAGATGCAAGGAAGTGGGCTTTTTGAGTTTGACAGCCATACAGCGAGCCACTTTTCCTGCAAAAGCAACGATGAAACAAAGTTAAGAGAGGAATTTTCTAGCTCGCTGGCTAAGATAAAAGAGCTATTTCCTGAAAAAAAAGAATTTGGATTTTGCTTCCCCAAAGGGCACTTTAACGAGCTTTCACTAAAAGTTGTGAGAGAGTATTATGACTTTGCCTTTAGTGTGATAGATGGTGGATTTTGCGCAGGAGATGATAAATTTAAGATAAGACGTATAGATATATCAAACAATGCAAAAAGCGAGAACGACTACATTTTTAGGATCAAAAAGAAGCTTTTTATCTATTCTACGCCGATGCTAGGAAATTTATATTCAAATTTTAGAAATAGAGGCTATAAATAA